In a single window of the Manis javanica isolate MJ-LG chromosome 16, MJ_LKY, whole genome shotgun sequence genome:
- the LOC108391347 gene encoding LOW QUALITY PROTEIN: patr class I histocompatibility antigen, A-2 alpha chain-like (The sequence of the model RefSeq protein was modified relative to this genomic sequence to represent the inferred CDS: inserted 3 bases in 2 codons), which translates to MTPRALLLLLSGALALTQTWRGGSHSLRYFGTAVSRPGRRGPRFVAVGYVDDTQFVRFDSNAASARMEPLARWVEQEAPEYWDRETRIAKGHEQNFRVGLNNLRSYYNQSAAESHTLQKMCGCDLAPNGCLLRGYFQLAYDGTDYLTLNEDLSSWTAADTSAQIARRKWEVGREAKSQRNYLEXCVEWLRRYLEIGKETLQRAAPPLSHVSHHPFSDGEVTLRCWALGFYPAEITLTWLRDGEDLTQDTEVVETRPSGDGTFQKWAAVVVPSGEEQRYTCHVQHEGLPEPVTLRWEPPQPTISLVGLITGLXAGAVMWRKKRSGGKGGSYVQAASGDSDQGSDVSLTAAKV; encoded by the exons ATGACACCCCGAGCTCTCCTCCTGCTGCTGTCGGGGGCCCTGGCCCTGACCCAGACTTGGAGGGGGG GCTCCCACTCCCTGAGGTATTTCGGTACCGCCGTGTCCCGGCCCGGCCGCAGGGGGCCCCGCTTCGTCGCTGTGGGTTACGTGGACGACACGCAGTTTGTGAGGTTCGACAGCAATGCCGCGAGTGCGAGGATGGAGCCGCTCGCGCGGTGGGTGGAGCAGGAGGCGCCGGAGTATTGGGACCGGGAGACGCGGATCGCCAAGGGTCACGAACAGAATTTCCGAGTGGGGCTAAACAACCTGCGCAGCTACTACAACCAGAGCGCGGCCG AGTCTCACACCCTCCAGAAGATGTGTGGATGCGACCTGGCGCCGAACGGGTGCCTCCTACGCGGGTATTTCCAGTTAGCCTACGACGGCACCGATTACCTTACCCTGAACGAGGACCTGAGCTCCTGGACCGCGGCGGACACGTCGGCTCAGATCGCCCGGCGCAAGTGGGAGGTGGGCCGTGAAGCGAAGAGTCAAAGGAACTACTTGG GGTGCGTGGAGTGGCTGCGCAGGTACCTGGAGATCGGGAAGGAGACGCTGCAGCGCGCAG CCCCGCCCCTGtc ACACGTGAGCCACCACCCCTTCTCTGATGGTGAGGTCACCCTgaggtgctgggccctgggcttcTACCCTGCGGAGATCACCCTGACCTGGCTGCGTGATGGGGAAGACCTGACCCAGGACACAGAGGTTGTGGAGACCAGGCCTTCAGGGGACGGAACCTTCCAGAAGTGGGCGGCTGTGGTGGTGCCTTCTGGGGAGGAGCAGAGATACACATGCCACGTGCAGCATGAGGGGCTGCCTGAGCCCGTCACCCTGAGATGGG agcCACCTCAGCCCACCATCTCCCTCGTGGGCCTCATTACCGGCCT GGCTGGAGCTGTGATGTGGAGGAAGAAGCGCTCAG gaggaaaaggagggagcTATGTTCAGGCTGCAA GTGGGGACAGCGACCAGGGCTCTGATGTGTCTCTCACGGCTGCTAAAG TGTGA